AGACAACTTTTCCAATTCCTTCCTATAGTAAAGAATATCATCTTGTAAATGCCCAGCACCTGCACATCTGTTTAAAccatatataattagcatcatgaggaactaaaaatatgaagaaagaaaatgatgagaaaGATAAGTCAAAAATGAACTTAAACGCTGTAGAAGTATGTTTCCTAAGAGACAGCCAACTATTTTCAGTTATTCCTGAGAAAATGGACAGAACACATTCCTTTACGAATATGTGCTAACATGCAAACCACCTCACAGCATTCACCGTGGCTTGTGCTTAAATAGATATTCAGTGTCAGTAGAAAGAAGAATCTGTGTCCTAGATGAGAATATACCTATTGATTATAGTGTCGACATCTGCTTTGCTCTTCGGACCATATTCGAGAACTCTTGTAAGGTTCAGTATGTCTCCATAATCATCCATCTTGAGTGCATCATCATCAGAAGTCCTAGATAAGTTCTCTCCAGCTGCAAAGTATAACTTCTTATCAGCCGGCAGTTGTGGGGTCTTTGTATCACAGTTGGTCTCTGCCTTAAGTTTAATACAAGTAATTGCCATTGCATATGCCACTCCTCCAAAGCCTGTATGAGAAACATAAAGGTAACAGCCTGCAGAGctgcaggaaaaaaaattatctcagtTTCAGAGTTTTTTTCtgtattaagaaaataaaaaggaaaaatatcagGAACAATATTAAGAAGCCTTTCCATGACCCACATAAAGTGGAACGGACTATAAGAGAAAAATTTAGTACTGGTGTCGTTGCAATCATTAGCTAATCACGATAAAGTTAGTAATGTAGGGCAATTTGCCACCACCACTGTGTTCCACATTATGAAGCCTTAAGTCGACATTtaatcaaagagaagaaaactgaAGTTTCCTCAAATTTTTAGTAATTGAACCGACTTTCCAAAAAGTTCTACTCCCGAGGCATTTATCCCAAAATCAAGGACACAAAGttacctttttttattctttttttttggttgccaTTTATGAGGAACATTTATTGCAGCTTACCCAGTGCCTTTAGGCATCCTTTAACACTTTGCTATTTTAAGCAAATCCATCAACAGAATGCGCAGGCAGCAAACTTGTGACCTGGATCAGATTTAGAGAGGGTGTAAGCCAAGAATCGGCACTTACTCATCTTTGCAGTATTGGAGAGCATCAACATCAGAAGCtaaagcttctctctctctggtcaATGGTATCCTCCTGTATGTGATATTATAACCTTCATCCTTCAGAGAAGCATACACTTCAGCTGGTGTCTTAATATCATCAGTCAGGATGTTCATCCAGTATCCTGTGACACTCGACTGATGTGATGTGGCGTTATATTCTTCATGATGTAAAAGCATTTGCCCACTGGACTGCCTGACCTCAAATAATATATCTTCTTTGAGCCGTGCTTCCATGTGTTCCACCTGCACAGAAATCAGCTAAATTTAAGAGTCACCTTACTTATGTCTAATTTATAGAACAACGGATGTGTGACTGAGATAACACACCACTGGACCAGTAATTCCGGCATGCTTAAGTGTATCGACAGGTTTATTCAATTCCCTGAGGACAAATGGCATGCCATTAATGTAAACAACTGCCTCTTCCCTAAGATCAGTTATTATCACTTTCCGAGATGTTACTCCTGCAGCGGGTTTGGCACCAAGATATGCTAACATCTCCTTTGCACCATTAATTGTTGGAGTTGCCATGCTAAACACAGGGTACCCATCCACCTAAAGCAAATACAGATGTTAGCTTGAAAATAATGGCCAAGTTATATTTCGAGACATGTTTCTCACATTATGAGCTAATCATAATAGCATTCATGCAAGTTTTGCTTAAGTATACCCATAGAGAAAGGATTAGGCTTTTCGACTTGGAAAAGGAACTGGAGCTTAGCCAGCCTTTAGCCCATCTTTCATGAATCAGTCCAGAGACCCACAGTTGACCATGTTGGTCACACCATGAATAAATCACTGAGACAAGAGAAATGCTGAGTTTAACAAATGGAGGGGAAATACAGTGAATGTCAGAGATATTAAAGTTGCTTCCCTCAGGGCCAGGAAAGGTTAGTTGAAGCTTCCTATAATAAGTGCTTCATGTCACAATAAACCATATACGTCCATGTCAAAGAGGAGGCAATGTAACGACTGCTTTAGTTTGAACTTGTTGATGACCTCAACGTTTGAAAAAATAGTGAAGGTACATTGAATGTAGACTAGCATAAAGACAAAGATGTTCAGTGGCACACCATAGACAAGACTACTTCAGGTCAAAGTCAAACTCTAGCATACTACATCTCTATgtacaattttttcattttcaaacaaTCATACTGGAATACCAAATCTCACATGAAGCACTAACTATTCTGGTTATGCTTTAAGCAAAATTTCAAGACAAGAAataacttgaattaattaacAAAGCCTTTAGAGTTCAAGCAAATTCAACATATACAAAGAGAGCTAAACTATCCACGTTTGGGCTCAATGCTTTAGGGGTTCATGCTTTCACATTGGACACACCACTAAAGAAAAGTTTATGGACAGCATAATTCCGCAAGCATATGGTACTGTTGGTAATGCTGACCCCATCCGTCATAATGTATATAAAAGTTCAACTTTGACAATCTGGTTCTAGAACATACCTTGTAAACATGTGGTGCACCATCAATCTGTATGTGGCTAGAAGTTCTCTGACCAGGGAAGAAGTACTTTTTGAGGATGGAGCCTTTGCCCAAGATAGAACCATTACGAGATTTGACAATGGCCTCCATTACTGCATCTCCATGTTGGGACTCTTGAGACACTCTCAGCACCTCCTGAAtattaaaatcaaaagaattagATCACCATGAGACAAAAATGCAAGAGGAttatcaaaatcttaatttgcAATTCATTCATTAAATGAAAGAAGGTTACAACATACAGGAACGGAGAAAAATCGTCCAGGCCTTAATCTGATACTCCATTTCATTGCTTGAACTTCTGGTCTCTGATGTTGCCAAGTCTTAAATGTCATTCTCATTTCTCCTTGTCCACAAAAACCATCAAATGCTTCACTCCCAAGATATGCTGCAAAGGCAATCAGGCGGAAGTATCTCTCCAAATACTCAGCACCGCGATTCAGTGCCACTTGCCTAACTCTAGGTTCAACATGTTGTTGGTTGAATACCTTTCTGTACTCTAAAACAGCTTGACGTATGTTTTGCAGAGCAGAACATCTGTCAATGATAGCATCTAAGGCTTCACGGCACTCCAAACCATTATCAAACAGTCTTGTTATCTTCCCTAGTAGTACAATATCATTTATGCCAAAAGCACGACCTTGTTCCTCGCTAAGCTTCTCTTTAGACACTGGAGAAGTAGAAGCGGCACCATTTCCATTAATTTCCTCACCATTTGAGGTGCCATCATCCACCTCTTCCTGCTTTGCATCAGCAAACAGGATTTTAATTGGTCTACCATAGTCAATTCTGAGTTTTAGAAGGCAAGCAATCACAGTTCCTGTTGTTGTCCTTCCTCTGCCCATCTATGAAGGCCACATAGACAATAAGATAATATGAGGAAAAATCAGCAAATAGCTCGTTACAGTTGATTAAATTCCTAGTTACAAAAACTCAAAGAAGCAGCTTGTAGTCTAACCTGGCAATTGAAAACAAATGCTGTGTCCTTGGAGGCAGAAGAAATGTTcatcgccaatgtgtcaaagtcGGAACTTTTCGGAGCTTTACCATCAGTTATGGGCACCCGTGCATACTTAATGGGGAAGCCATCGGATTCCAAGTTTTCAAACACTTCAAGAGGTGTCTGTACAGAAGAAGAATCTACCTGTTCCCAAGCATCAAATATCTGCCCTTTCTCTGTTTCATGAATAACCATGATGGCACCCCCATATCTTTCAGCTTCTCTAAGAATGTCTTCTTTTAACCGAGCTTCCATTTTCTCCACTCTCTCTCGATCGATTCCCTGAATGCACATCAGTTTATTACAATCAAGAAAGTGAAGGAAGACTCAACAccaaagaaaatatgggcttgacTACCACCTGTGAAgtaacattttttgaaaataaatacataTCACGACAATTCCCGTAGAGATGAATATTAGACAGCTAATAAGAGTCTCGTAGATATTAAATGTAAGAGACAGTAGTAGTCACCTGTCACAACTCAGTAGAAAACTCCAACTCATAGCGAACTAGTTTTTTATTAAGAAACCAATATATGATTGTTCTAGACACTCTTTTTCCAGTGATGATGCATGTTTGTTGTGCTTGCATGTGTGCATATGTGTACATGTGGCTGATCTGTGCATTACACTAATCCTGGAAGGATCTTTATTGATATGCAATTCATTAcaagaggcatttcattgctatGCAACCCATTACAATGGTCACATCCATCAGAGGAAGATGTTAATCAAGAGATTGTCAATATTCACTGGTTGTAATGCAGCATGCAAAATGATGCACGAGAAAGTTACTTATACCGAGTATTCCAGCATATTCTTGAATGGTCTCTCTACTTCACGAAGAACAAATGGCTTTCCATTGATGTAAATCACAGGTTCTTCTCTCATATTATGCCAAAAGACAGGGCGACCACATATGCCACTACCAATCCTCTGTATGACTGATCTTATGCCATCAATAGTAGGATTTGCAACTCCATAAACAGGAAACCCAGGAACTTCTCTGAAATTGGGGGCACCCTCCACTCGCTCTGGTAAACTTTGGTTTTGACAACCAGGACAATGATCACTTTTCAAAACAGTTTGACTGCCAAGAACCTCCCCAATTCTGCTGGCAGCAACCACACCCATCTCATAAGGTCGGCCATCAGCCGATTCGGCCATCTTCATAAGAGATGGTTCCAAACTTGCATATCCAAGTGCACCCATTGGGTCCCTTCTGAGCAATCTACAAAAACCAATGTTGCAGAAGGTGGAGGCCATCAGACTTGTTGATATTAGAAACACTGCCCATAGAAAGGCCCATAATGCTTGTATAATCACGATTGGAATAAGAGCTATTAGTTATTTCAGGAAGATGCCATGATAATATTTGTTCCAGATCGAAACTCGATTTGTACAGTTAATGCCTCATTTGCTTGGTGCAGTTTCACCTTCAACAGCCTAGTAATAAATGAAATACCCTAAATTACACAAAGGAACATTGAGCATGATGAGAAAAACTGTCGTAATATCAGTTATGCAATCAAAAAGCCTACCCAGATGCTGGGATGAGCAAGTGAACCAATCATATTCCACCTGAGGTCAAACTCAAAGCTGACCCAGTAAAATGACTGATAGAGATATGCTTCTGCCCAATGCAAGAAGGCAGAAACTTGGCAACTGAAAGATATGCAGTAAACTTTCCTATCCAAAAAGAGAGATCCACGTCAAACTGACA
The sequence above is drawn from the Eucalyptus grandis isolate ANBG69807.140 chromosome 11, ASM1654582v1, whole genome shotgun sequence genome and encodes:
- the LOC104424732 gene encoding paladin isoform X1 → MSMPKEPELVMKLRGGSVLGKKTILKSDHFPGCQNKRLSPQIDGAPNYRQADSLHVHGVAIPTIDGIRNVLKHIGAQIDGKGVRVLWISLREEPVIYINGRPFVLCDEEKPLSNLELTGINRDRVEQMEDRLKEDIMMEAARYGNKILVTDELPDYQIVDQWEPVSRDSVKTPLEVSYVYQELHDEGYLVDYERVPLTDEKAPEEQDIDDLVEKISRVDVNTEIIFNCQMGCGRTTTGMVIATLIYLNQIGDSGIPRTDSIGRVLDSGSNVTVNLPNSEEAIRRGEYAVIRSLIRVLEGGVEGKRQVDKVIDKCASMQNLREAIATNRNNILRQPDEMKREATLSTFVEYLERYYYLICFAKYIHSERESLCSSSLGRCTFAEWMKARPELYSIICRLLRRDPMGALGYASLEPSLMKMAESADGRPYEMGVVAASRIGEVLGSQTVLKSDHCPGCQNQSLPERVEGAPNFREVPGFPVYGVANPTIDGIRSVIQRIGSGICGRPVFWHNMREEPVIYINGKPFVLREVERPFKNMLEYSGIDRERVEKMEARLKEDILREAERYGGAIMVIHETEKGQIFDAWEQVDSSSVQTPLEVFENLESDGFPIKYARVPITDGKAPKSSDFDTLAMNISSASKDTAFVFNCQMGRGRTTTGTVIACLLKLRIDYGRPIKILFADAKQEEVDDGTSNGEEINGNGAASTSPVSKEKLSEEQGRAFGINDIVLLGKITRLFDNGLECREALDAIIDRCSALQNIRQAVLEYRKVFNQQHVEPRVRQVALNRGAEYLERYFRLIAFAAYLGSEAFDGFCGQGEMRMTFKTWQHQRPEVQAMKWSIRLRPGRFFSVPEVLRVSQESQHGDAVMEAIVKSRNGSILGKGSILKKYFFPGQRTSSHIQIDGAPHVYKVDGYPVFSMATPTINGAKEMLAYLGAKPAAGVTSRKVIITDLREEAVVYINGMPFVLRELNKPVDTLKHAGITGPVVEHMEARLKEDILFEVRQSSGQMLLHHEEYNATSHQSSVTGYWMNILTDDIKTPAEVYASLKDEGYNITYRRIPLTREREALASDVDALQYCKDDSAGCYLYVSHTGFGGVAYAMAITCIKLKAETNCDTKTPQLPADKKLYFAAGENLSRTSDDDALKMDDYGDILNLTRVLEYGPKSKADVDTIINRCAGAGHLQDDILYYRKELEKLSDCDDEKRSYLMDMGIKALRRYSYLITFQSYLYCTSAPATTFTCWMDARRELGHLCNNLRIDR
- the LOC104424732 gene encoding paladin isoform X2 → MSMPKEPELVMKLRGGSVLGKKTILKSDHFPGCQNKRLSPQIDGAPNYRQADSLHVHGVAIPTIDGIRNVLKHIGAQIDGKGVRVLWISLREEPVIYINGRPFVLCDEEKPLSNLELTGINRDRVEQMEDRLKEDIMMEAARYGNKILVTDELPDYQIVDQWEPVSRDSVKTPLEVYQELHDEGYLVDYERVPLTDEKAPEEQDIDDLVEKISRVDVNTEIIFNCQMGCGRTTTGMVIATLIYLNQIGDSGIPRTDSIGRVLDSGSNVTVNLPNSEEAIRRGEYAVIRSLIRVLEGGVEGKRQVDKVIDKCASMQNLREAIATNRNNILRQPDEMKREATLSTFVEYLERYYYLICFAKYIHSERESLCSSSLGRCTFAEWMKARPELYSIICRLLRRDPMGALGYASLEPSLMKMAESADGRPYEMGVVAASRIGEVLGSQTVLKSDHCPGCQNQSLPERVEGAPNFREVPGFPVYGVANPTIDGIRSVIQRIGSGICGRPVFWHNMREEPVIYINGKPFVLREVERPFKNMLEYSGIDRERVEKMEARLKEDILREAERYGGAIMVIHETEKGQIFDAWEQVDSSSVQTPLEVFENLESDGFPIKYARVPITDGKAPKSSDFDTLAMNISSASKDTAFVFNCQMGRGRTTTGTVIACLLKLRIDYGRPIKILFADAKQEEVDDGTSNGEEINGNGAASTSPVSKEKLSEEQGRAFGINDIVLLGKITRLFDNGLECREALDAIIDRCSALQNIRQAVLEYRKVFNQQHVEPRVRQVALNRGAEYLERYFRLIAFAAYLGSEAFDGFCGQGEMRMTFKTWQHQRPEVQAMKWSIRLRPGRFFSVPEVLRVSQESQHGDAVMEAIVKSRNGSILGKGSILKKYFFPGQRTSSHIQIDGAPHVYKVDGYPVFSMATPTINGAKEMLAYLGAKPAAGVTSRKVIITDLREEAVVYINGMPFVLRELNKPVDTLKHAGITGPVVEHMEARLKEDILFEVRQSSGQMLLHHEEYNATSHQSSVTGYWMNILTDDIKTPAEVYASLKDEGYNITYRRIPLTREREALASDVDALQYCKDDSAGCYLYVSHTGFGGVAYAMAITCIKLKAETNCDTKTPQLPADKKLYFAAGENLSRTSDDDALKMDDYGDILNLTRVLEYGPKSKADVDTIINRCAGAGHLQDDILYYRKELEKLSDCDDEKRSYLMDMGIKALRRYSYLITFQSYLYCTSAPATTFTCWMDARRELGHLCNNLRIDR